The Cucumis melo cultivar AY chromosome 6, USDA_Cmelo_AY_1.0, whole genome shotgun sequence genome includes a region encoding these proteins:
- the LOC103500142 gene encoding transcription factor AS1-like: protein MKDRQRWQPEEDALLRAYVKQYGPKEWNLISHRMPNPLHRDPKSCLERWKNYLKPGLKKGSLSPEEQSLVISLQAKYGNKWKKIAAEVPGRTPKRLGKWWEVFKEKQLKQLHKANNLTQSSLDPNLPISLAVSSPEKALQGPYDHILETFAEKYVQPKLYPHPIPIPDADPLLSLGSVTSTTSSSTLLPLWMNVNSTSTASSSTCSTTPSPSVSLTLSPSEPGCLESEVNRIGALVQYCKEVEEGRQSWVQHKKEASWRLNRLEQQLESEKARKKREKMEEMEAKIQRLREEERVYLGGIERDYKEQLNALQREADCKEAKLVEDWCNKHSKLVKLVEKFGGHGLLGVSKDIVH, encoded by the coding sequence ATGAAGGACCGCCAACGCTGGCAGCCTGAAGAAGACGCCCTTCTCCGAGCTTATGTCAAACAATATGGCCCTAAAGAATGGAATCTCATCTCTCACCGCATGCCCAACCCTCTCCATCGCGACCCTAAATCCTGCCTCGAACGCTGGAAAAATTACCTCAAACCTGGCTTGAAGAAAGGCTCTCTTTCCCCTGAAGAGCAGTCCCTCGTTATCTCTCTTCAGGCTAAGTACGGCAACAAGTGGAAGAAGATCGCCGCCGAGGTCCCCGGCCGCACCCCCAAACGCCTCGGTAAGTGGTGGGAGGTTTTTAAAGAGAAACAGCTCAAACAGTTACACAAGGCCAACAACTTAACGCAATCCTCCCTCGACCCCAATCTTCCTATTTCTCTTGCTGTTTCCTCCCCCGAGAAAGCGCTTCAAGGCCCTTACGACCATATTTTGGAGACCTTCGCTGAGAAGTACGTTCAGCCTAAGCTTTATCCTCATCCAATTCCTATCCCCGACGCCGATCCCCTGCTTTCTCTTGGATCCGTTACCTCTACCACTTCCTCTTCCACTCTTCTTCCTCTCTGGATGAATGTCAACTCCACCAGTACTGCTTCTTCTTCCACTTGCTCAACCACGCCGTCTCCCTCCGTCAGTTTAACGCTATCTCCATCTGAACCTGGGTGTTTGGAGTCGGAAGTTAACCGGATCGGAGCCTTAGTTCAGTACTGTAAGGAGGTGGAAGAAGGGCGGCAGAGTTGGGTTCAACACAAGAAGGAAGCTAGCTGGAGATTGAATCGATTAGAGCAACAACTGGAATCGGAGAAAGCAAGGAAGAAAAGGGAGAAAATGGAGGAGATGGAAGCGAAAATACAGAggttgagagaagaagaaagggtTTATTTAGGAGGAATCGAGAGGGATTACAAAGAACAGTTGAATGCTTTGCAAAGAGAAGCGGATTGTAAAGAGGCGAAGCTTGTGGAAGATTGGTGTAATAAGCATTCGAAATTGGTGAAGCTAGTGGAGAAATTTGGAGGTCATGGGTTGTTGGGTGTTTCCAAGGATATTGTTCATTGA
- the LOC103500144 gene encoding small polypeptide DEVIL 3 produces MSRSTKTSMGEGKMKKEKKVSWRSRSSLGGYIREQKGRLYIIRSCIVMLLCWHD; encoded by the coding sequence ATGAGCAGAAGCACTAAGACCTCCATGGGAGAAGGCaagatgaagaaggagaagaaggttTCATGGAGATCAAGATCGTCTCTTGGAGGTTATATACGAGAGCAAAAAGGAAGGCTTTACATTATTCGAAGTTGCATCGTAATGCTTCTTTGTTGGCATGACTGA